One genomic region from Yersinia canariae encodes:
- a CDS encoding cobyrinate a,c-diamide synthase, whose amino-acid sequence MQYSGKQAFIIAGTSSGCGKTTVTLGILRALIARGLSVQPFKVGPDYLDTGWHTAVSGVTSRNLDAFMLPPATLNGLYNQHMRHADVAVIEGVMGLYDGYGTDPDYCSSAAMAKQLGCPVILLVDGKAVSTSVAATVLGFCQFDPDITIAGVIVNRVNSENHYQLIRHAIEHYCGIPVLGRLPVMDDVALPSRHLGLIPAQERGGVVSKQPDSAPRWQRLAQQVEEFIDLDRLLALTPCTELPVGTPPALPPLALADGLTLALAEDEAFNFYYPDNLDLLEQAGVRIQRFSPLHDRHLPACQMIYLGGGYPEIHATALAANTAMHAALQQAHNQQIPLYAECGGLMYLGDGLTDESGQRHSMVGILAGESRMGKRLTRFGYCQAVARSDTLLAAEGEILRGHEFHYSDFTSPLIPVFDSSKWRDGAVIQSWRSGYQVQRTQASYLHIHFAQRPGLLDGWLTAARGVL is encoded by the coding sequence ATGCAATACTCAGGCAAACAAGCATTTATCATCGCGGGAACCAGCAGTGGGTGCGGTAAAACCACTGTGACGCTGGGTATTTTGCGGGCGCTGATTGCTCGTGGATTGTCGGTGCAGCCGTTCAAAGTCGGGCCAGATTATCTGGATACCGGCTGGCATACCGCTGTCAGTGGTGTGACGTCACGAAATCTTGATGCATTTATGTTGCCACCTGCCACCCTCAATGGGCTATATAACCAACATATGCGCCATGCCGATGTTGCGGTGATTGAAGGCGTTATGGGGTTGTATGACGGCTACGGGACTGATCCTGATTATTGCAGCAGTGCGGCGATGGCCAAGCAATTGGGCTGCCCGGTTATTTTGCTGGTGGATGGTAAAGCGGTTTCGACATCAGTGGCGGCAACGGTACTGGGCTTCTGCCAATTTGACCCCGATATCACCATTGCCGGGGTGATTGTTAACCGCGTCAATTCAGAAAATCACTATCAACTTATTCGCCATGCCATCGAACATTATTGTGGCATTCCGGTTCTGGGCCGTTTACCGGTCATGGATGATGTCGCTTTGCCATCACGCCATTTGGGGTTGATTCCGGCGCAAGAGCGAGGTGGCGTGGTCTCCAAACAGCCCGATAGCGCGCCGCGCTGGCAACGGCTGGCACAGCAGGTTGAAGAATTTATCGATCTGGACAGATTGCTCGCCCTGACCCCTTGCACTGAACTTCCCGTTGGCACCCCACCCGCATTACCGCCGTTGGCCTTGGCCGATGGTTTGACACTGGCCTTGGCCGAAGATGAAGCCTTCAATTTTTACTATCCCGATAACCTTGATCTGCTGGAGCAAGCTGGGGTGCGTATTCAACGTTTTAGCCCACTGCATGACCGCCATTTACCCGCCTGTCAGATGATTTATCTGGGAGGCGGTTATCCGGAAATCCACGCTACTGCGTTGGCGGCAAATACAGCCATGCATGCCGCGTTACAGCAAGCTCACAATCAGCAAATCCCCCTGTATGCCGAATGCGGCGGTTTGATGTATCTCGGTGACGGTCTGACAGATGAAAGTGGGCAACGCCATTCCATGGTGGGAATTTTGGCCGGTGAAAGCCGGATGGGAAAACGACTGACCCGTTTTGGCTACTGCCAAGCCGTGGCTCGTAGTGACACTTTGTTGGCAGCTGAAGGCGAAATCCTGCGCGGTCATGAATTCCATTATTCCGATTTTACCAGCCCATTGATACCAGTTTTTGATAGCAGCAAGTGGCGTGATGGCGCGGTTATCCAGAGTTGGCGCAGTGGTTATCAAGTGCAACGTACTCAGGCCAGCTACCTGCATATTCACTTTGCTCAGCGCCCCGGTTTATTGGATGGCTGGCTGACGGCAGCCCGGGGTGTGCTATGA
- the cbiB gene encoding adenosylcobinamide-phosphate synthase CbiB: MTLIAWFVAFLLDHWLGDPPHWPHPVRWIGNLITVLQRAIRAVCRSERALKWGGAVLWLLVVGITGLTSWGFLWLMTEINPWLGWLAQVWMIYTLLAGRCLSDAALLVFAALKQGSLAQSREKLSWIVGRDTSQLEKPQITRAVVETVAENSVDGVIAPLFFLMLGGAPLAMAYKAMNTLDSMVGYKTPKYRSIGYVSARMDDLANWIPARLSWLLLSAAAWLIQADYRQALRIGWRDRYQHSSPNCAWSEATVAGALGIRLGGPNDYFGERVEKPWMGDERREVALSDIPRSIHLMMMASLLALLLFALARLLLAGIL, translated from the coding sequence ATGACCTTGATCGCATGGTTTGTTGCTTTCTTATTAGACCATTGGCTTGGTGACCCACCGCACTGGCCGCATCCGGTGCGCTGGATTGGCAACCTGATTACGGTGCTGCAACGGGCCATCCGCGCGGTCTGCCGCAGCGAGCGAGCACTGAAGTGGGGCGGGGCAGTGCTGTGGTTGCTGGTGGTCGGTATCACCGGGCTGACCAGTTGGGGATTTTTATGGTTGATGACAGAGATTAACCCGTGGCTCGGCTGGCTAGCGCAAGTATGGATGATTTACACCTTGTTGGCCGGGCGCTGCTTGAGTGACGCGGCACTGTTGGTTTTTGCTGCGCTAAAGCAGGGGTCTTTGGCACAAAGCCGCGAAAAGCTGTCATGGATTGTCGGACGTGATACCTCGCAACTGGAGAAACCACAAATTACTCGTGCGGTGGTGGAAACCGTGGCGGAGAACAGTGTCGATGGCGTGATTGCGCCGCTATTTTTCCTAATGTTGGGCGGCGCGCCGTTGGCAATGGCCTACAAAGCGATGAATACCCTTGATTCGATGGTGGGATACAAAACGCCGAAATATCGGTCAATTGGTTATGTGTCTGCGCGAATGGATGATTTGGCAAATTGGATCCCTGCGCGCTTGAGTTGGTTGTTATTGAGTGCCGCAGCTTGGTTGATTCAGGCCGATTATCGTCAGGCGCTACGTATTGGCTGGCGTGATCGCTATCAACACTCTAGCCCGAATTGTGCTTGGTCAGAAGCCACGGTTGCCGGAGCTTTGGGCATCCGCCTTGGCGGCCCGAATGATTACTTTGGCGAGCGAGTAGAAAAACCTTGGATGGGTGATGAGCGGCGTGAAGTGGCCCTGAGTGATATTCCGCGCAGTATTCACTTGATGATGATGGCGTCGTTATTGGCCCTTTTACTATTCGCATTGGCTCGGCTGCTGTTGGCCGGCATTTTATAA
- the pduA gene encoding propanediol utilization microcompartment protein PduA has protein sequence MQQEALGMVETKGLTAAIEAADTMVKSANVTLVGYEKIGSGLVTVIVRGDVGAVKAATDAGAIAAANVGEVKSTHVIPRPHTDVEKFLPKGNSQ, from the coding sequence ATGCAACAAGAAGCACTAGGAATGGTGGAAACCAAAGGGCTGACCGCTGCCATTGAGGCTGCTGACACCATGGTGAAATCGGCCAATGTGACGTTGGTAGGCTATGAAAAAATTGGCTCTGGCCTGGTCACCGTTATCGTCCGTGGTGACGTCGGGGCAGTGAAAGCGGCTACCGATGCAGGCGCTATTGCAGCCGCTAATGTGGGCGAAGTGAAATCAACCCATGTAATCCCACGCCCACACACCGATGTCGAGAAATTTTTGCCAAAGGGAAATAGCCAATGA
- a CDS encoding cobalt-precorrin-8 methylmutase, whose amino-acid sequence MSYIKNPQEIEQNSFAIIGDIIATERPGTHFASEMHEAVIKRVIHTTADFDWLDILYFSPDVLTHIAEGLRRGCTLYTDTTMAMSGINKTLLKQMGCECRCYISDPRVVADAPMQGITRSMAAVDVALAEPGEKLFVFGNAPTALFRLLERQVTPVAVIGVPVGFVGAAESKDALAASDLPCIAALGRKGGSNVAAAIINAILYQLRGAI is encoded by the coding sequence ATGAGCTATATAAAGAATCCGCAAGAAATTGAGCAAAATAGCTTTGCCATTATCGGCGATATTATTGCCACTGAACGACCCGGCACTCATTTTGCCAGTGAGATGCACGAGGCGGTGATCAAGCGGGTTATCCATACCACAGCAGATTTTGACTGGTTGGATATTTTGTATTTCTCACCCGATGTACTGACTCACATTGCCGAGGGGCTGCGCCGAGGATGCACGTTATACACCGATACCACTATGGCGATGTCGGGCATCAATAAAACACTGCTCAAGCAGATGGGATGCGAGTGCCGCTGCTATATCAGTGACCCGCGCGTGGTAGCCGATGCGCCGATGCAGGGCATTACCCGCTCGATGGCGGCGGTGGATGTTGCGTTGGCGGAACCGGGCGAAAAACTGTTTGTGTTCGGCAATGCGCCGACGGCGTTATTTCGTTTGTTAGAGCGCCAAGTGACTCCAGTGGCGGTGATTGGCGTGCCGGTCGGCTTTGTCGGCGCGGCGGAATCCAAAGATGCGTTGGCGGCAAGTGACCTGCCCTGCATTGCCGCTCTGGGGCGCAAAGGGGGGAGTAATGTGGCGGCGGCGATTATCAACGCCATCCTCTACCAGTTACGGGGGGCGATATGA
- the pocR gene encoding transcriptional regulator PocR, which produces MISASSLNSELINKIAQDFAQATGLAVVVVNIHGEEISDLFNFTPFCQLMRQDPVNHLRCRMSDRCGGLEASKSNEPCIYRCHAGLTDFSIPLVIAGHLVGFVLCGQVRLHSDVYLIDILNVDNHWQQNPVLMDEFHNVPIMDFSRVIASADLLKLIVENCLKKHLNFVVINDNMGSKEPGRIRPVHPHDSKMKKALRYIDTHLSEELRLEEVAAKVYLSPYYFSKLFKKYQGIGFNAWVNQQRMANAREMLQHSDWSIASIAKNLGFSQTSYFCKVFRQTYNVTPQVFRSLSSERSEME; this is translated from the coding sequence ATGATTTCTGCCAGTTCTCTAAACTCAGAGCTCATAAATAAAATCGCGCAGGATTTTGCTCAGGCAACCGGGCTGGCTGTAGTCGTGGTGAATATTCACGGCGAAGAAATTTCTGATCTATTTAATTTTACGCCATTTTGTCAATTGATGCGCCAAGACCCGGTTAACCACCTTCGTTGCCGAATGAGTGATCGTTGTGGTGGCCTTGAGGCCTCAAAATCTAATGAACCTTGTATTTATCGCTGCCATGCCGGGCTAACGGATTTCTCTATCCCGCTGGTTATAGCAGGTCATTTGGTCGGGTTTGTTCTATGTGGCCAGGTGCGGCTACACTCGGATGTTTATCTGATTGATATTCTTAATGTTGATAATCACTGGCAACAGAATCCGGTACTGATGGATGAATTCCACAATGTGCCCATTATGGATTTTTCTCGCGTGATTGCTTCGGCAGATTTACTGAAGCTGATTGTGGAGAATTGCCTCAAAAAGCATCTTAATTTTGTGGTGATCAATGACAATATGGGCAGCAAAGAACCGGGTAGGATACGTCCGGTTCACCCCCACGACAGCAAAATGAAGAAAGCCTTGCGCTACATCGATACGCATTTATCGGAAGAATTGCGACTGGAAGAAGTGGCTGCAAAGGTATATCTCAGCCCTTACTACTTCAGCAAATTGTTTAAAAAATATCAGGGCATCGGGTTTAATGCCTGGGTCAATCAGCAACGGATGGCCAATGCCAGAGAAATGTTGCAACACAGTGACTGGAGCATTGCCAGTATTGCCAAGAATCTGGGTTTTTCCCAGACAAGCTATTTCTGCAAAGTGTTCCGCCAAACTTACAACGTGACACCGCAGGTATTTCGCTCACTTTCTTCTGAACGCAGCGAAATGGAATGA
- the pduB gene encoding propanediol utilization microcompartment protein PduB translates to MKSNDLVDQIMAQVIAKVSEHAPASSAQPSYKQRDTAMAEKTCSLTEFVGTAIGDTVGLVIANVDSALLDAMKLEKRYRSIGILGARTGAGPHIMAADEAVKATNTEVVSIELPRDTKGGAGHGSLIIFGGDDVSDVKRAVEVALKELDRTFGDVYANEAGHIELQYSARASHALEKAFGAPLGRSCGVIVGAPASIGVLMADTAVKSANVDVVAYSSPAQGTSFSNEVILVISGDSGAVRQAVISAREIGKTVLATLGAEPKNDRPSYI, encoded by the coding sequence ATGAAAAGCAATGACCTGGTCGACCAAATAATGGCGCAGGTGATAGCAAAAGTCAGTGAACACGCCCCGGCGTCTTCTGCACAACCATCCTATAAACAACGAGATACGGCTATGGCTGAGAAAACTTGCAGTTTAACGGAATTTGTTGGAACCGCGATCGGTGACACGGTCGGACTGGTAATCGCCAACGTAGACAGCGCCCTATTAGACGCTATGAAGCTAGAAAAACGCTATCGCTCCATTGGTATTTTGGGCGCTCGCACGGGCGCTGGCCCACACATCATGGCGGCTGATGAAGCAGTAAAAGCCACCAATACCGAAGTGGTCAGCATTGAATTACCGCGTGATACCAAAGGCGGTGCGGGTCATGGCTCACTGATTATCTTTGGCGGCGATGATGTTTCTGACGTCAAACGCGCCGTGGAAGTGGCATTGAAAGAGTTAGACCGGACATTCGGCGATGTTTACGCCAATGAAGCTGGCCACATTGAATTGCAATACAGCGCCCGCGCCAGTCACGCACTGGAAAAAGCCTTCGGCGCACCTCTGGGCCGCTCTTGCGGCGTGATTGTTGGGGCACCGGCTTCGATTGGTGTTTTGATGGCGGATACCGCCGTGAAATCCGCCAATGTTGATGTGGTGGCTTACAGCTCACCAGCACAGGGCACCAGCTTTAGTAACGAAGTTATTCTGGTTATCTCCGGCGACTCTGGCGCTGTTCGTCAAGCAGTGATTTCTGCCCGTGAGATCGGCAAAACGGTATTAGCAACCTTGGGTGCTGAACCAAAAAACGACCGCCCTTCTTATATCTGA
- the cbiD gene encoding cobalt-precorrin-5B (C(1))-methyltransferase CbiD, which produces MSNSLASDDIAQQNQPLDSIWHNGKQYRKGYTTGSCATAAAKVAALMVLRQQVIDQVSIVTPSGVTLCLNVEQPLIEGQQATAAIRKDGGDDVDATHGMLIFARVILTEQTEITLRGGEGMGTVTRKGIGLPVGSSAINRTPRQTIEAAVREVIGPLRGAEIEIFAPEGVERAKKTYNGRLGILGGISIIGTTGIVTPMSEESWKRSLALELEMKRAAGEDRVILVPGNHGERFVRDHLGLDSQRVVTMSNFVGYMLQETVRLGFRHVLLVGHPGKLVKVAAGIFHTHSHIADGRMETLVAHLALLGAPHALLLEVNQCDTTEAAMELIADQGWQEVYSRIAERICERVAEMMRFSVNPPQCDAILFSFDNQVLGSSRPLDEIVEALR; this is translated from the coding sequence ATGAGTAACAGTCTGGCCAGTGATGATATCGCGCAGCAAAACCAACCATTAGACAGCATTTGGCACAACGGCAAGCAATACCGAAAAGGCTATACCACGGGTTCGTGTGCCACTGCGGCGGCAAAAGTGGCCGCGCTGATGGTGCTGCGCCAGCAAGTGATTGATCAGGTCTCTATCGTCACTCCCTCTGGCGTCACCCTGTGCCTGAATGTCGAGCAGCCGCTGATTGAAGGCCAACAGGCGACGGCGGCTATCCGTAAGGACGGTGGCGATGATGTCGATGCCACCCACGGCATGCTGATTTTTGCTCGCGTAATACTGACTGAACAAACCGAAATTACCCTCCGTGGTGGCGAAGGGATGGGAACTGTCACTCGTAAAGGTATTGGTCTGCCGGTGGGCAGCAGCGCCATTAACCGCACCCCGCGCCAGACTATTGAAGCCGCAGTGCGCGAGGTCATCGGCCCATTACGCGGCGCGGAGATAGAAATTTTTGCGCCAGAAGGGGTTGAACGGGCGAAAAAAACTTACAACGGGCGGCTGGGTATTCTGGGGGGGATTTCCATCATCGGCACCACCGGCATCGTGACGCCGATGTCAGAAGAGAGTTGGAAACGCTCACTGGCGCTGGAGTTGGAGATGAAACGGGCGGCGGGTGAAGACCGCGTCATTCTGGTGCCGGGTAATCACGGCGAGCGCTTTGTTCGCGACCATTTGGGGCTGGATAGCCAACGGGTGGTCACCATGAGTAATTTCGTCGGCTATATGTTGCAAGAAACTGTGCGCTTGGGATTCCGCCATGTTTTGCTGGTTGGACACCCCGGAAAACTCGTCAAAGTGGCCGCCGGTATTTTCCACACCCACAGCCATATTGCCGATGGGCGTATGGAAACATTGGTGGCGCATCTGGCATTGCTGGGAGCACCACATGCTCTATTACTTGAAGTTAATCAGTGTGATACCACAGAGGCGGCAATGGAATTAATCGCCGACCAGGGCTGGCAGGAGGTGTATTCGCGCATTGCGGAGCGTATCTGCGAACGGGTCGCCGAAATGATGCGTTTTTCTGTTAATCCACCCCAGTGTGACGCCATTTTATTCTCTTTTGATAATCAGGTGCTGGGCAGTAGCCGGCCATTGGATGAGATTGTGGAGGCGCTCCGATGA
- a CDS encoding cobalt-precorrin-4 methyltransferase, producing MSEHPNAVPTPVTHSWDTQKVWFVGAGPGDKELITLKGYRLLQQAQVVIYAGSLINTELLEYCSPQAECHDSAGLNLEQIITLMVDGVRAGKLVVRLQTGDLSLYGSIREQGEVLGEHGIGFVSVPGVSAFLGAAAQLGVEYTVPEVAQSLIITRIEGRTPMPPLEQLEAFAAHQTSMAIFLSVQEMDRVAERLIAGGYPATTPVAVVYKATWAESRTVRGTLADIAELVQAAAIHKTALILVGAFLGDEYHYSKLYDAGFSHEYRQA from the coding sequence ATGTCTGAGCATCCTAATGCCGTACCGACACCTGTTACACACTCATGGGATACGCAAAAAGTCTGGTTTGTTGGGGCTGGGCCGGGTGACAAAGAGCTGATTACATTAAAAGGCTACCGCTTGCTGCAACAGGCTCAGGTGGTCATTTATGCCGGATCACTCATCAATACCGAATTGCTGGAATATTGCTCCCCCCAAGCGGAGTGCCACGACAGTGCGGGTTTGAATCTGGAGCAAATCATTACGTTGATGGTGGATGGCGTGCGCGCGGGCAAGCTGGTGGTGCGGTTGCAAACCGGTGACCTCTCATTGTACGGCTCGATTCGTGAGCAGGGGGAGGTCTTGGGCGAACACGGCATTGGTTTTGTCTCCGTGCCGGGGGTCAGTGCTTTCTTGGGTGCTGCGGCGCAGCTGGGGGTCGAATATACCGTACCGGAAGTGGCGCAAAGTTTGATAATCACCCGCATCGAGGGGCGCACCCCGATGCCGCCATTGGAGCAACTGGAAGCCTTTGCAGCACACCAAACTTCAATGGCTATTTTCTTGTCAGTGCAGGAAATGGACCGCGTTGCCGAGCGTTTAATTGCCGGCGGCTATCCCGCCACTACGCCGGTTGCGGTGGTGTACAAAGCGACATGGGCTGAAAGCCGCACTGTACGCGGCACCTTGGCGGATATCGCCGAGTTGGTTCAGGCGGCGGCGATTCATAAAACTGCACTGATTTTGGTGGGGGCGTTCCTCGGTGATGAATACCACTATTCCAAACTCTATGACGCGGGGTTCAGCCATGAATATCGTCAAGCCTGA
- a CDS encoding cobalt-precorrin-7 (C(5))-methyltransferase, producing MITVVGIGPGDTHYLTSQARWAIDQAEVLIGGKRHLATFSGNTKESRLLDADLLGLLEWLDSNKNRAIVVLASGDPLLYGIGKLLAANFSAEELHIVPGISAIQYLCAKVALDMNDIFLTSSHGREPDFDWIFQHDKVAMVTDGVIGPRAIADALHQRGLSRTLIIGENLSQTNERIHRLPADQVAARYDMNVVVILNER from the coding sequence ATGATTACGGTGGTGGGCATTGGCCCTGGTGATACTCACTATCTGACTTCACAAGCGCGATGGGCAATCGATCAAGCCGAGGTGCTGATTGGTGGCAAACGCCATCTGGCCACATTCAGTGGTAATACCAAAGAATCTCGCTTGCTGGATGCTGATCTGCTGGGGTTATTAGAGTGGCTGGACAGTAATAAGAATCGCGCCATTGTTGTACTGGCCTCGGGAGACCCTCTGCTTTATGGCATCGGAAAATTACTGGCGGCCAACTTCAGTGCAGAGGAATTGCATATTGTCCCCGGCATTAGTGCGATTCAATATCTGTGCGCCAAAGTGGCACTGGATATGAATGACATTTTCCTGACCAGCAGCCATGGCCGAGAACCCGATTTTGACTGGATCTTCCAGCACGACAAAGTGGCGATGGTGACCGATGGGGTTATTGGCCCACGGGCCATTGCGGATGCACTGCACCAGCGCGGCCTATCTCGCACCTTAATTATTGGTGAAAACCTTTCGCAAACCAACGAACGCATCCATCGCCTGCCGGCAGATCAAGTGGCAGCCCGTTATGACATGAATGTGGTGGTGATCCTCAATGAAAGATGA
- a CDS encoding decarboxylating cobalt-precorrin-6B (C(15))-methyltransferase, with product MKDELFLRGQKVPMTKEAVRSLALERLELPDAIHLIDVGAGTGSVALEAALRFPNLRVTAIERNPAALELIDENRQRLGCGRVEIIAGVAPLYVADKADAIFIGGSGGHLAELIDWSLMMLNPKGRLVLTFILLNNLNDALSHLQTCAISELDCVQLQLSTLTPLGSGHYFKPNNPTYLISCHKEASNV from the coding sequence ATGAAAGATGAGCTGTTCTTACGCGGGCAAAAAGTCCCGATGACCAAAGAAGCAGTACGGTCATTGGCCTTGGAACGATTGGAATTGCCGGACGCCATTCACCTGATTGATGTTGGCGCGGGAACCGGCAGCGTGGCTTTGGAGGCTGCACTGCGCTTCCCAAATTTGCGGGTGACCGCCATTGAGCGCAATCCGGCAGCCCTTGAATTGATTGATGAAAACCGTCAGCGGCTTGGGTGTGGCCGGGTAGAAATCATTGCCGGGGTGGCACCACTGTATGTCGCTGATAAAGCCGATGCCATTTTTATTGGCGGTAGCGGCGGCCATCTGGCCGAACTTATCGACTGGTCATTAATGATGCTTAACCCCAAAGGTCGTCTGGTTCTGACCTTTATTTTGCTCAATAACCTCAATGATGCATTAAGCCATTTACAGACCTGCGCCATCAGCGAGTTGGATTGTGTGCAACTGCAACTCTCCACTCTGACCCCTCTGGGCAGCGGGCACTATTTTAAACCGAATAATCCTACTTATCTTATTTCCTGCCACAAGGAGGCGAGCAATGTCTGA
- the pduF gene encoding propanediol diffusion facilitator PduF has protein sequence MNDSLKAQCIAEFLGTGLFLFFGISCLAAMKVAGASFGLWEICIVWGLGISLAVYLTAGISGAHLNPAITIALWLFACFPARKVIPYSIAQIAGAFGGAALSYMLYHNLFTDFETAHQMVRGSLESLQLASIFSTFPSPAISVWQAAFVEIIITSILMGLIMALTDDGNGVPRGALGPLLIGILVAVIGAATGPLTGFAMNPARDFGPKLFTFFAGWGKISMTGGRDIPYFIIPIVAPIIGACLGAAVYRFFIGKNLPCNTCKLEDEKASL, from the coding sequence ATGAACGACTCGCTCAAAGCTCAGTGTATTGCAGAATTCCTTGGCACCGGGCTGTTTTTATTTTTTGGTATTAGTTGTCTGGCAGCAATGAAAGTGGCCGGTGCCAGTTTTGGTTTGTGGGAAATCTGTATCGTGTGGGGACTTGGGATTTCACTGGCTGTCTATTTGACCGCCGGGATTTCTGGTGCTCATCTCAATCCCGCGATAACCATTGCTTTATGGCTGTTTGCCTGTTTCCCCGCGCGCAAAGTCATTCCTTACAGTATTGCGCAAATTGCAGGGGCTTTTGGTGGTGCAGCATTGTCTTATATGTTGTATCACAATTTATTCACTGATTTTGAAACTGCACATCAGATGGTCCGTGGCAGTTTGGAAAGTCTGCAACTGGCCAGTATTTTCAGTACCTTCCCATCACCGGCTATTAGTGTATGGCAAGCCGCATTTGTTGAAATCATCATTACTTCAATTCTGATGGGGCTGATTATGGCACTGACGGATGATGGTAACGGTGTTCCGCGCGGTGCATTAGGGCCGCTCTTAATTGGTATTCTGGTGGCGGTGATTGGTGCAGCAACTGGCCCATTAACCGGTTTTGCGATGAATCCGGCGCGTGATTTTGGCCCTAAATTATTTACCTTCTTTGCAGGTTGGGGAAAAATCTCGATGACGGGTGGTCGTGATATTCCTTATTTCATTATTCCTATCGTGGCTCCTATTATTGGTGCTTGCCTCGGTGCGGCAGTTTATCGCTTCTTCATCGGAAAAAACCTGCCTTGCAATACTTGTAAATTAGAGGATGAGAAAGCCAGTTTATAA